The following coding sequences lie in one Pseudarthrobacter phenanthrenivorans Sphe3 genomic window:
- a CDS encoding Fpg/Nei family DNA glycosylase, with the protein MPEGHSVRRLARQFGDVFGGRRLSVSSPQGRFSAGAALLDGHRMTAADAHGKHLFLHFDNALVLHVHLGLYGAWSFGGDSTFTGSSSIGAPRRIGEQETFAAAADDDADGGGDAGYAGPPAPVGAVRVRLAASNGWADLRGATTCETITAAEADAVLARLGPDPLRNLRGDAGRFAANLQGRKAPLAALLMDQKIIAGVGNVYRAEVLFRRRLDPWLPGSDVPEPAARRLWRDVVSVMNDGVSDGRIITTPPKYWSDHGKAAGRAGAARAAALPKSETYPARDNAHFVYKRDGLPCRVCRTTVLMSELVGRKLYWCPSCQQS; encoded by the coding sequence GTGCCTGAAGGGCATTCCGTCCGCCGGCTGGCACGGCAGTTCGGGGACGTGTTCGGCGGACGGCGGCTCAGTGTGTCCAGCCCGCAGGGACGGTTCAGTGCGGGCGCCGCCCTCCTGGACGGGCACAGAATGACGGCCGCCGACGCACACGGAAAACACCTTTTCCTGCACTTCGACAACGCCCTGGTGCTGCACGTCCACCTGGGCCTCTACGGCGCCTGGAGCTTCGGCGGCGACAGCACCTTTACCGGCTCCTCGAGCATTGGTGCGCCGCGGCGGATAGGGGAGCAGGAGACTTTCGCAGCGGCGGCCGACGACGACGCGGACGGCGGGGGTGATGCCGGCTACGCGGGTCCGCCCGCACCCGTGGGGGCTGTGCGGGTCAGGCTTGCCGCCAGCAACGGCTGGGCTGACCTGCGGGGCGCAACCACCTGCGAAACCATCACCGCTGCCGAAGCTGACGCCGTCCTTGCCCGGCTGGGTCCGGACCCGCTCCGGAACCTGCGGGGCGACGCCGGGCGCTTCGCCGCAAACCTGCAGGGCCGCAAGGCTCCGCTGGCGGCGCTCCTGATGGACCAGAAGATCATCGCCGGTGTGGGCAACGTCTACCGCGCCGAGGTCCTGTTCCGGCGCCGCCTGGACCCCTGGTTGCCGGGCAGTGACGTTCCTGAGCCCGCGGCACGCAGGCTGTGGCGCGACGTCGTGTCCGTCATGAACGACGGCGTGTCCGACGGCCGGATCATTACGACGCCGCCCAAGTATTGGTCGGATCACGGCAAAGCAGCGGGCCGGGCGGGGGCTGCACGGGCTGCGGCGCTGCCCAAGTCGGAAACCTACCCAGCCAGGGACAACGCGCACTTTGTGTATAAACGGGACGGGCTGCCCTGCCGGGTTTGCCGCA